One uncultured Methanobrevibacter sp. genomic window carries:
- the guaB gene encoding IMP dehydrogenase, which produces MFSKKVQDAKVAYTFDDFLLTPNPSYVEPKDIDTTIELGKGIKLNIPILSAAMDTVTESDLAIAMAQEGGIGVIHRNITQEKQVEEVKKVKSAEDLTIRDVITITPDSTIADVQAKMNDELISGLPVVDNDEIIGIISKRDIRPVLKKGVDKTVKDIMTSDVVTVEEPITAEEALNIAYENKVERLPVLRDGKLVGIITIKDILNQAQYPNAARDKDGNYLVAAASGPFDLDRAMALDQAGADIISIDCAHAHNMNVVKFTETIKDNIDADLCVGNIATAEAAEDLASMGVDGLKVGIGPGSMCTTRIVAGVGVPQLTAISEVADVAREYGIPVIADGGIRYSGDIAKAIGAGADAVMLGNLLAASYEAPGEVVVMNGKQYKKYRGMGSMGAMTSEYDGGADRYFQGSKSKMNHTKYVPEGIEGAVPYRGTVNEILFQLVGGLKSSMGYCGAENIAAMQEKAKFVRITSSGIKESHPHDLLITNESPNYPTLD; this is translated from the coding sequence ATGTTTTCAAAAAAAGTTCAAGATGCAAAAGTAGCTTATACATTTGATGATTTTTTACTTACTCCAAATCCAAGTTATGTAGAACCAAAAGATATTGACACTACAATTGAATTGGGGAAAGGTATTAAATTAAATATACCGATTTTAAGTGCTGCTATGGATACTGTTACTGAATCTGATTTAGCAATAGCTATGGCACAAGAAGGTGGTATAGGAGTAATTCATAGAAATATTACTCAAGAAAAACAAGTGGAAGAAGTTAAAAAAGTTAAATCTGCTGAAGATTTAACAATACGTGATGTTATAACTATAACTCCAGATTCTACAATTGCTGATGTTCAAGCAAAAATGAATGATGAATTAATTAGTGGTCTTCCAGTTGTTGATAATGATGAAATTATTGGTATAATTTCTAAAAGAGATATAAGGCCAGTATTGAAAAAAGGCGTTGACAAAACTGTAAAAGACATAATGACATCTGATGTTGTAACTGTTGAAGAACCGATTACTGCAGAAGAAGCTTTAAACATTGCTTATGAAAACAAAGTTGAAAGACTTCCTGTTCTTCGTGATGGTAAATTAGTTGGAATTATAACTATTAAAGATATTTTAAATCAAGCTCAATATCCTAATGCTGCTCGTGATAAAGATGGTAACTATTTAGTAGCAGCAGCATCTGGTCCTTTTGATTTAGATAGGGCAATGGCTCTTGATCAAGCTGGTGCAGATATTATTTCAATTGACTGTGCTCATGCTCATAATATGAATGTAGTTAAATTTACTGAAACTATTAAGGACAATATTGATGCTGATTTATGTGTAGGTAATATAGCTACTGCTGAAGCTGCTGAAGACTTAGCATCTATGGGCGTAGATGGATTAAAAGTAGGTATTGGTCCAGGTTCAATGTGTACTACCCGTATTGTAGCAGGTGTTGGTGTACCTCAACTTACTGCTATTTCAGAAGTTGCGGATGTAGCTCGTGAATATGGTATTCCTGTAATTGCTGATGGTGGAATTAGATATTCTGGAGATATTGCTAAAGCTATTGGTGCTGGTGCAGATGCAGTAATGCTTGGTAATTTACTTGCAGCATCCTATGAAGCTCCTGGTGAAGTTGTTGTTATGAATGGTAAACAATATAAAAAATACCGTGGAATGGGTTCAATGGGTGCAATGACTAGTGAATATGATGGTGGGGCAGATAGATACTTCCAAGGATCTAAAAGTAAAATGAATCATACTAAATATGTTCCTGAAGGAATTGAAGGTGCTGTGCCTTATAGAGGTACTGTTAATGAGATTTTATTCCAGCTTGTTGGAGGTTTAAAATCTTCTATGGGTTATTGTGGTGCTGAAAATATTGCAGCAATGCAAGAAAAAGCGAAATTTGTTAGAATCACAAGTAGTGGTATTAAAGAATCACACCCTCATGATTTATTAATTACTAATGAAAGTCCTAATTATCCAACTCTTGATTAG
- a CDS encoding KEOPS complex subunit Pcc1, whose translation MNVDTPLESVKSDIAIEFENQKQAKIIYDSIILEFNTAPDYRSSMSLNLDGSKLLIRIDAEDSTSFRASVNSAIKWIKLSLEINNLTI comes from the coding sequence ATGAACGTTGATACTCCTCTTGAATCTGTTAAAAGTGATATAGCTATTGAATTTGAAAATCAAAAGCAGGCTAAAATAATTTATGATTCTATTATTTTAGAGTTTAATACTGCTCCAGATTACAGGTCCTCTATGAGTTTAAATTTAGATGGATCTAAACTTCTAATTAGAATTGATGCAGAAGATTCTACTTCTTTTAGAGCTTCTGTTAATTCTGCTATTAAATGGATTAAATTATCTTTGGAGATTAATAATTTAACTATTTAA
- the pdxS gene encoding pyridoxal 5'-phosphate synthase lyase subunit PdxS produces MEKGTDVLKEGFAKMTKGGVIMDVVNAEQAGIAEDAGAVAVMALEKVPADIRAAGGVARMADPTIVEEVVDAVSIPVMAKARIGHIAEAQILETLGVDMIDESEVLTPADEEYHLNKKEFTIPFVCGARNLGEALRRIDEGAAMIRTKGEPGTGNIVEAVRHMRMVLGEIRTIQGLDEEELWKYARNIEAPIDLVKKTAQLGKLPVVNFAAGGIATPADASLMMQLGSDGIFVGSGIFKSNNPEAFAKAIVEATANYDKPEVLAEVSKGLGEAMKGLEMSTLSEADRMQDRGI; encoded by the coding sequence ATGGAAAAAGGAACTGATGTTTTAAAAGAAGGCTTCGCTAAAATGACAAAAGGTGGAGTTATTATGGATGTTGTAAATGCAGAACAAGCAGGAATTGCAGAAGATGCTGGTGCAGTAGCTGTCATGGCTTTAGAAAAAGTACCTGCAGATATTCGTGCAGCTGGTGGAGTAGCTAGGATGGCTGATCCTACTATTGTTGAAGAAGTTGTAGATGCAGTTTCAATTCCTGTTATGGCTAAAGCTAGAATTGGTCATATTGCAGAAGCACAAATTTTAGAAACATTAGGTGTAGATATGATTGATGAAAGTGAAGTACTTACACCTGCTGATGAAGAATATCATTTAAATAAAAAAGAATTCACTATTCCTTTTGTATGTGGTGCACGTAATTTAGGGGAAGCTTTAAGGAGAATTGATGAAGGTGCAGCAATGATTCGTACTAAAGGTGAACCTGGTACTGGAAATATTGTTGAAGCAGTTCGTCATATGAGAATGGTTTTAGGAGAAATTAGAACTATTCAAGGTTTAGATGAAGAAGAATTATGGAAATATGCAAGAAACATTGAAGCTCCAATTGATCTTGTTAAAAAAACAGCACAACTTGGTAAATTGCCTGTAGTTAACTTTGCAGCTGGAGGTATTGCTACTCCTGCAGATGCTTCTTTAATGATGCAATTAGGTTCTGATGGTATCTTTGTAGGTTCAGGAATTTTCAAATCAAATAATCCAGAAGCATTTGCTAAAGCTATTGTTGAAGCAACTGCAAATTATGATAAACCTGAAGTATTAGCTGAAGTTTCTAAAGGACTTGGAGAAGCTATGAAAGGTTTAGAAATGTCTACATTATCTGAAGCTGACAGAATGCAAGACAGAGGAATTTAA
- a CDS encoding cation diffusion facilitator family transporter, which translates to MKIEHNHEHHEKATGNLLFVFILNIVFNVIVIFGGLITNSVAILADCLHDLSDTISIGLAWVLEHISQKNPNKNYTYGYQRFSILGAVITSIFVIIVSVIVISESITRLLNPVAPDAGWMLLVAIVGLIFKGISVFKLHNGETINEKAILFHLLGDVFGWIAILIISVILMFCEVSFLDPLVSLTISMWLLYNMGKTLHESVCVLLQKSPKNIDVCEIESQIENLNHIDKIIDIHLWSLDGIDSVLTLKIKIDDVNNGVNVKKEIYNIASKYHIVDTNVEFM; encoded by the coding sequence ATGAAAATAGAACACAATCATGAACATCATGAAAAGGCTACTGGCAATCTTCTTTTTGTTTTCATTTTAAATATTGTATTTAATGTGATTGTTATTTTTGGAGGATTAATTACTAATAGTGTAGCTATTCTTGCTGATTGTTTACATGATTTATCAGATACTATATCTATAGGATTAGCTTGGGTATTGGAGCATATATCTCAAAAAAATCCAAATAAAAATTATACTTATGGTTATCAAAGATTTTCTATTTTAGGAGCAGTTATAACCTCAATCTTTGTAATAATTGTTTCAGTTATTGTAATTTCAGAGTCAATCACACGTTTATTAAATCCTGTTGCTCCTGATGCAGGATGGATGCTATTAGTAGCTATTGTAGGACTTATATTTAAAGGAATATCTGTTTTCAAACTTCATAATGGAGAAACTATTAATGAAAAAGCTATTTTATTTCATCTGTTAGGTGATGTTTTTGGATGGATAGCTATTTTAATTATTAGTGTAATTTTAATGTTTTGTGAAGTTTCATTTTTAGATCCTTTAGTTTCACTTACAATAAGTATGTGGTTATTATATAATATGGGTAAAACATTACATGAATCAGTTTGTGTTTTACTTCAAAAATCACCTAAAAATATAGATGTGTGTGAAATTGAATCTCAAATAGAAAATTTAAATCATATTGATAAAATTATAGATATTCATTTATGGTCATTAGATGGTATTGATTCTGTTTTAACTTTAAAAATTAAAATTGATGATGTAAATAATGGTGTTAATGTTAAAAAAGAAATTTATAATATTGCTTCTAAATATCATATTGTGGATACGAATGTTGAATTTATGTAA
- a CDS encoding (5-formylfuran-3-yl)methyl phosphate synthase — translation MLLLISPINHEEALESIKGGADIVDVKNPKEGSLGANFPWVIRDIREITPEDKLVSATLGDVPYKPGTVSLAAMGAHVSGADYIKVGLYGTKDYDEAVEVMENVAKTIKDVDEDTIVVAAGYADAHRVGAVDPMEIPKVAKDAGCDLAMLDTAVKDGHTLFDYLSIEDLEKFVNEAHSYGLKTALAGSVKKEQLKPLNDIGCDVVGIRGAACVGGDRNTGKIHHTAVAELKKLCDSF, via the coding sequence ATGCTTCTATTAATAAGTCCTATAAATCATGAAGAAGCTCTTGAATCTATTAAAGGTGGAGCAGATATTGTCGATGTGAAAAATCCTAAAGAAGGCTCTTTAGGTGCTAATTTCCCTTGGGTGATTAGGGATATTAGAGAGATAACTCCTGAAGATAAGTTAGTTAGTGCAACTTTGGGGGATGTACCTTACAAACCTGGTACTGTTTCTCTTGCGGCGATGGGTGCTCATGTGTCTGGAGCAGATTATATTAAAGTAGGATTATATGGAACAAAAGATTATGATGAAGCAGTTGAAGTCATGGAAAATGTAGCTAAAACAATTAAAGATGTTGATGAAGATACTATTGTTGTAGCTGCAGGATATGCTGATGCACACCGTGTAGGTGCTGTTGATCCTATGGAAATTCCAAAAGTAGCTAAAGATGCAGGATGTGATTTAGCTATGTTGGATACTGCTGTTAAAGATGGTCATACATTATTTGATTATTTAAGTATTGAAGATTTAGAAAAATTTGTTAATGAGGCTCATAGTTATGGTTTAAAAACAGCTCTCGCTGGCTCTGTTAAAAAAGAACAATTAAAACCTTTAAATGATATAGGTTGTGATGTTGTAGGTATTAGGGGAGCTGCTTGTGTAGGTGGTGATCGTAATACTGGTAAAATACATCATACTGCAGTAGCTGAACTTAAAAAATTATGTGATTCATTTTAA
- a CDS encoding HisA/HisF family protein, which translates to MIKKVPVLDLKENIAVSGKSGLRDTYTPLQTVFSSSPHPVEIANGLSINGADEIYIADLDLIENKGHNIHEIKMVNNILPVMLDAGVKDFESFTFFLDYTYKIIVPTETMKNIDEIKKIFDEYPKERIVISVDVKNNELYSNNLNISLTEFKDILKELDPNEIILLDISSVGTQKGYNQDLLNEFDDLKDKLIIAGGLNNESINNLEKIGIKKVLVGTALHSGEMKLH; encoded by the coding sequence ATGATTAAAAAAGTTCCAGTATTAGACTTAAAGGAAAATATTGCAGTTAGTGGTAAATCTGGATTACGAGATACATACACTCCATTACAAACAGTTTTTTCTTCATCACCACATCCTGTTGAAATAGCTAATGGTTTATCAATTAATGGTGCAGATGAAATATATATTGCTGATTTGGATTTAATTGAAAACAAAGGCCATAATATTCATGAAATCAAAATGGTTAATAATATTTTACCAGTAATGTTGGATGCGGGAGTTAAAGATTTTGAATCTTTTACTTTTTTTCTAGATTATACATATAAAATAATTGTTCCAACAGAAACTATGAAAAATATTGATGAAATCAAAAAAATTTTTGATGAATATCCTAAAGAAAGAATAGTTATAAGTGTTGATGTTAAAAATAATGAATTATACTCAAATAACTTAAATATTTCATTAACGGAGTTTAAAGATATTTTAAAAGAATTGGATCCTAATGAAATAATACTTTTGGATATTAGTAGTGTGGGTACACAAAAAGGTTATAATCAGGATTTATTAAATGAGTTTGATGATTTAAAAGATAAATTGATTATAGCTGGTGGATTAAATAATGAATCAATTAATAATCTTGAAAAAATAGGTATTAAAAAAGTTTTAGTAGGAACTGCTCTTCATTCTGGTGAAATGAAATTACACTAA
- a CDS encoding Brix domain-containing protein, with protein sequence MLISTSRKPSQKTRKFCKNLAHATGSTSVNRGKSNMRELLLKALELDEHNLAIVNEIKGNPSRITFYSNKGEILLIILIGVTISNNRCHILPKNLKVISKVKELNVLSEILGFELVDKADENYILISKEEGLIARINFVNKFGDKTDLQINVKKILDGKL encoded by the coding sequence ATGTTAATTTCAACTTCTAGAAAACCTTCTCAAAAAACAAGAAAGTTTTGTAAAAATCTTGCTCATGCAACTGGTTCTACCAGTGTAAATAGAGGAAAAAGTAATATGCGTGAGTTACTTTTAAAAGCTTTAGAGTTAGATGAACACAATTTAGCTATTGTAAATGAAATTAAAGGAAATCCTAGTAGAATAACTTTTTATTCAAATAAAGGAGAAATTTTATTAATAATATTAATTGGAGTTACTATATCTAATAATAGGTGTCATATTTTACCTAAAAACTTGAAGGTTATTTCTAAAGTTAAAGAACTTAATGTTTTAAGTGAAATTTTAGGTTTTGAATTAGTAGATAAAGCTGATGAAAATTATATTCTTATTTCTAAGGAAGAAGGTTTAATAGCAAGAATTAATTTTGTAAATAAATTTGGAGATAAAACTGATTTACAGATTAATGTTAAAAAGATTTTAGATGGGAAATTATGA
- a CDS encoding DUF3194 domain-containing protein — MSKLKKLSSNDLSTISNDFGEILEIEVSKAMSTKELDDLDLDIVISYENNQLDVDVDVGVSFDELSDITQDQIVSAIDEAYLKFDDYIDKNYRE, encoded by the coding sequence ATGTCTAAACTTAAAAAATTATCATCAAATGATTTATCAACTATTTCTAATGATTTTGGTGAGATTCTTGAAATAGAAGTTTCAAAAGCTATGTCTACTAAAGAATTAGATGATTTGGATTTGGATATTGTTATTAGTTATGAAAATAATCAATTAGATGTTGATGTTGATGTTGGAGTTAGTTTTGATGAACTTTCTGATATTACTCAAGATCAAATAGTTAGTGCAATTGATGAAGCTTATTTAAAATTTGATGATTATATTGATAAAAATTACAGAGAATAA
- a CDS encoding glycosyltransferase family 2 protein: protein MQTLNIVVPCYNEEEMIPIFYEELSKNLKNITWEVIFINDGSTDNTLNVIKKLKKKYDNIKYLSFSRNFGKESAIYAGLEYSTGDYVVLMDVDLQDPPSLIPKMLTFIDKYDIIGTRRVTRKGEPAIRSFFARLFYKIANKITKVELVDGARDFRLMKREVVNAILDLKEYNRFSKGIFQWVGFETKWLEYENIERAKGETSWSFWGLFKYSIEGIVSFTTAPLHIATVIGIIFSIIAFLAIIFIIIKTIMFGDPVDGWPSTVSIILFLSGIQLFAAGIIGEYLAKIYLESKKRPIYIVKEKD, encoded by the coding sequence ATGCAAACATTAAACATAGTCGTTCCATGTTACAATGAAGAAGAAATGATTCCCATATTCTATGAGGAACTTTCAAAAAATCTAAAAAATATAACTTGGGAAGTAATTTTTATAAATGATGGCTCTACTGACAATACATTAAATGTTATTAAAAAACTTAAAAAAAAATATGATAATATTAAATATCTTTCTTTTTCAAGAAATTTTGGTAAAGAATCTGCAATATATGCTGGCTTAGAATATTCTACTGGAGACTATGTTGTATTAATGGATGTAGATTTACAAGACCCACCATCACTAATTCCTAAAATGTTAACTTTTATTGATAAATATGATATTATAGGAACACGTAGAGTTACAAGAAAAGGTGAACCTGCAATAAGATCATTTTTTGCAAGATTATTTTATAAAATAGCTAATAAAATAACTAAAGTAGAACTTGTTGATGGTGCAAGAGATTTTAGATTAATGAAGCGAGAAGTTGTAAATGCTATTTTGGATTTAAAAGAATATAATCGTTTTTCAAAAGGAATATTCCAATGGGTTGGTTTTGAAACAAAATGGTTAGAATATGAAAATATCGAAAGAGCAAAAGGAGAAACAAGTTGGTCATTTTGGGGATTATTTAAGTATTCTATTGAAGGTATTGTATCATTTACAACAGCACCTCTCCACATAGCTACAGTTATTGGAATTATTTTTTCAATTATTGCATTTTTAGCAATTATATTTATCATAATAAAAACCATCATGTTTGGAGATCCAGTAGATGGTTGGCCTTCCACAGTTTCAATTATTTTATTTTTAAGTGGTATACAATTGTTTGCAGCAGGAATTATTGGGGAATATCTTGCTAAAATTTATTTAGAAAGTAAAAAAAGACCAATTTACATTGTAAAAGAAAAAGATTAA
- a CDS encoding prefoldin subunit beta: MEIPENIQHQLNQFQQLQQQAQAVTMQIQNVEVQIQEAETALEELNKTDESSEVFKQAGNLLIKVEYAQAVEEMEEKLETFKLRKQTMARQEERVMKKLEEMQTNIQSAMQGLQGE; this comes from the coding sequence ATGGAAATCCCTGAAAATATACAACATCAATTAAATCAATTTCAACAATTACAACAACAAGCTCAAGCTGTAACTATGCAAATTCAAAATGTTGAAGTTCAAATTCAAGAAGCTGAAACTGCTCTTGAAGAACTTAACAAAACTGATGAATCAAGTGAAGTTTTCAAACAAGCTGGAAATTTACTTATTAAAGTGGAATATGCTCAAGCAGTTGAAGAAATGGAAGAAAAATTAGAAACTTTCAAGTTAAGAAAACAAACTATGGCTCGTCAAGAAGAAAGAGTCATGAAAAAACTTGAAGAAATGCAAACTAATATTCAATCTGCTATGCAAGGTTTACAAGGAGAATAA
- the rpl37A gene encoding 50S ribosomal protein L37Ae, with product MARTKKVGITGRFGARYGRKAKRSVKMIEENMKKNHVCPRCDRPYVKRQAAGIWKCRKCGAVFTGGAYVPETPMAKSAARNIRNVNVEE from the coding sequence ATGGCAAGAACAAAAAAAGTGGGTATTACAGGTAGGTTCGGTGCAAGATACGGAAGAAAAGCAAAAAGATCTGTAAAAATGATCGAAGAAAACATGAAAAAAAATCATGTTTGTCCTAGATGTGATAGACCTTATGTAAAAAGACAAGCTGCTGGAATTTGGAAATGTAGAAAATGTGGTGCAGTATTTACTGGAGGAGCATATGTACCAGAAACTCCTATGGCAAAATCTGCAGCACGTAACATAAGAAATGTTAACGTGGAGGAATAA
- a CDS encoding DNA-directed RNA polymerase subunit P, whose translation MYRCPHCGTEVDHKSYMENKCPKCRYRILFKNVPEVKRIIKAR comes from the coding sequence TTGTATAGATGTCCACATTGTGGAACTGAAGTAGATCACAAAAGCTACATGGAAAATAAATGTCCTAAATGTAGATATAGGATTTTATTTAAAAATGTTCCAGAAGTAAAAAGAATTATAAAAGCAAGATAA